A segment of the Camarhynchus parvulus chromosome 27, STF_HiC, whole genome shotgun sequence genome:
CCTtgtattacaaaaataaaggcGCGCAGGCGGAGCTGCCGCGAGGCTCCAGCGCAGAACGTACCAGTGGAAGGCAAATATAAAAAACAGACACTGTGAAACCTTAAGGCTGAACCATCCCAGCTGAACTGAGCTGATGTAAACCAGGGACCCTCCTCCCTCATccagagccccagcagtgcagggctggtgtggctgggagctctgcaatGGCTCACAAGCTGGAGAAGCCCCCAGCTCATCCTTTCTCCATGGTGAAAGGCCTGAAATGgatcagcagggctgggggtcccaTGGGGGGCATTGCTTCTGCTCTGATCTCACTGGGGAGAGGGGCCTGCAGAGAGAGGGCTCCAGGTCTCGGGGCTGCACCCTGCTCACCCTGTCCTGATGGCCTGCAGGACCCCTCTGAGCACCCCCCAAAGAGGggctccccctctcccctggccCAGGTCCTGCTCTACATCAGCTCAGTTCTCCCGGCTCAGCTCCTCCGGCTCTGCGGGGCTCCGGGGCGGGGCTGGCCCCGCTCACGCCGACTTGGGGCCGCTCTCCACCTCCTTGTGCACCcacagctccttgtgctgcctGCGCCCGAAGCCTTCGTCGTAGTTGCCTTTACTCTTgaagagctgctggaagtggGGCTTGCAGTAGAACTCCCCGTGGAGCGCGGCGtagctgcccaggctggggagggagggcagggttAGCAGGCAGGGAGACTGGGGAAACCAgggggggcttggggacaccgggacagcagaggggacaaCGTGCAGGAGGGGACCCTTAGGGCcaacagctccttcccaccAGCAGAGGCTGTTGGAGGCCGCTGTGAGTAGAAatggggggtcccaggggagctcagctcagctctgagtCCTCTAGAAGGAGGCTCTGGCTCAGCTCCgtgctcccctggggctgctctcaaGGGGAACATCTCTCCTTCCACACCAGGTAGGGTTTAGCTGGGCCCAGGTGTGCAGATGaacctttgctttgctgtggtgGGTGGGCTGGGGGGCTTTGGCTACTGGCCAAGCGAGGGGCTGTGATGGGGGAGACACTATTTGGGagggtctcagcagagctgcagtgtcacctgtcccaccacagggacagcctggctcACCTGAGCTTGGTGTGGCAGTGcttgcagcagaagcaggagtTGTGGAAGACGAATTTGTCGGCCACCAGGCGCTCCATGGGGTACACGGTTTTCTGGCAGGCAGTGCACATCTCCTTCACCTGCGCCTTCAGGCTGAAGGACTGGCCAAGGGCAGAGCAAAAGGAGACAGAGCATGAGGAAGGAGTTTGGGACAACCTGGAACCCTCCActgccctcctccctgccctccattCACcggagccctggggagcaggaagCAGCCCCACGTCCCTCACCCTCCCTGGGCCACACCACtgatgctgggctgggtgggagctTGGCCCAGGGGCTTTGGGCCTTCCACCCTTGCCAAGAACCAGCAGGATGGCACAgaacagctgtggctgcccctggatccctggcagtgcccaaggccaggctggacagggcttggagcagcctgggacagtggaaggtgtccctgccatggcagggatggcactgggtgggctctgaggtccacttcaccccaggccattctgGGATGATTCTGTGGTGTAGAAAAAGCAAAGGTACCTTGGAGCGCTGCACTGTGCTGcctcctgagctgcttttgGCCTCctaaaaagggaaggagaaagcaaaatgaGAGCTTGGCACAAGACCCTGACCAAACCCCTCTGTACACATACCTGTAAACCACCACCTGTGGCCCATGCACctccacacagcagctctgctcctgccccttgGAGGGGGTAATTAACTCCCCTTGCTGGAGGTGCACAGGGCTCAGGGGGCAATGCCCAGGCTCAGGGGGCAGTGGTCCGTtccccctgggcacagctgggtgccCCTCGCTGTCCCAGAGCCTCTTGGGGCAGAGGTTTTGTTTCCAGTTCCTCTTCTCCCCTTCAG
Coding sequences within it:
- the LIMD2 gene encoding LIM domain-containing protein 2; protein product: MFQATGAASPAPAHEAKSSSGGSTVQRSKSFSLKAQVKEMCTACQKTVYPMERLVADKFVFHNSCFCCKHCHTKLSLGSYAALHGEFYCKPHFQQLFKSKGNYDEGFGRRQHKELWVHKEVESGPKSA